One genomic window of Evansella cellulosilytica DSM 2522 includes the following:
- a CDS encoding UDP-N-acetylmuramoyl-L-alanyl-D-glutamate--2,6-diaminopimelate ligase has translation MVQLRSLLNKLPSYEMVGDNNIDQSITDLHMDSREVTQGSLFFCISGYTVDGHDFATQAIEKGTVAIVAEKDLNVAVPVIKVTSSKRAMAIISSAFYDYPSSKLHLIGVTGTNGKTTTTHLIEKILRDAEKNTGIIGTMYMKYKDKEVAVNNTTPESLVLQKGFSTMVQEGVNVVTMEVSSHALELGRVHGTHFNVAVFTNLSQDHLDFHETMENYARAKGLLFAQLGNQFSDKSQPVAVLNRDDDTFDLLETMTAAPIISYGIKGNADLKASKIQLHEEGTSFNMSISNESCSVSMKMAGTFSVYNALAAAAAAYVSGIPLQAIGESLSNMDGVAGRFERVELEEDFHVIVDYAHTPDSLKNVLETIKEFAKGKVSVVVGCGGDRDKTKRPKMAAIAEELSDFVYLTSDNPRSEDPVSILKDMESGMKGSSYKVIVERRDAIYEAIRQAKKDEVILIAGKGHETYQTIGKENHFFDDRLVAKEAVEECQK, from the coding sequence ATGGTACAACTAAGATCTTTACTGAATAAGCTACCTTCTTACGAGATGGTAGGGGATAATAATATAGATCAATCGATTACTGATCTTCATATGGATTCAAGAGAAGTAACGCAAGGCAGTCTTTTCTTTTGTATTAGTGGCTATACCGTGGACGGACACGATTTTGCTACGCAAGCAATAGAAAAAGGGACCGTAGCTATCGTTGCTGAGAAGGATTTGAATGTAGCTGTTCCAGTAATAAAAGTGACTAGCTCTAAAAGAGCAATGGCAATAATCTCTTCCGCTTTTTACGATTATCCTTCATCAAAGTTACATTTAATAGGTGTTACAGGAACAAATGGAAAAACGACGACCACACATTTGATAGAAAAGATTCTTCGTGATGCTGAAAAAAATACTGGTATTATCGGAACAATGTATATGAAATATAAGGATAAGGAAGTTGCGGTAAACAATACGACACCGGAGTCTTTAGTGCTTCAAAAAGGTTTTTCGACTATGGTTCAAGAAGGTGTTAATGTTGTAACGATGGAGGTTTCTTCCCATGCACTTGAACTAGGGCGTGTTCATGGAACACATTTCAACGTTGCGGTTTTTACTAACCTATCTCAAGACCATCTAGATTTTCATGAGACGATGGAAAACTATGCGAGGGCAAAAGGATTACTATTTGCTCAACTCGGCAATCAATTTTCTGATAAATCACAACCAGTTGCGGTGTTAAACCGAGATGACGACACTTTTGACCTACTTGAAACGATGACAGCAGCACCGATCATATCTTATGGGATAAAAGGAAATGCAGACTTAAAAGCATCTAAAATACAGTTACATGAAGAAGGTACGAGTTTTAACATGTCCATTTCAAACGAATCATGTTCTGTTTCGATGAAAATGGCCGGCACTTTTTCTGTATATAATGCGCTTGCAGCAGCGGCAGCAGCCTATGTTAGTGGGATACCTTTACAAGCTATAGGTGAAAGCTTATCAAATATGGATGGTGTAGCTGGAAGATTTGAACGTGTAGAGCTTGAGGAAGATTTTCACGTGATTGTAGATTATGCGCATACCCCTGATAGCTTAAAAAACGTTTTAGAAACCATAAAAGAATTTGCCAAAGGAAAAGTAAGTGTTGTCGTTGGCTGTGGTGGGGACCGCGATAAAACTAAACGTCCTAAAATGGCGGCTATTGCTGAAGAATTATCGGATTTTGTTTATCTTACTTCCGATAATCCTAGATCCGAGGATCCTGTATCTATCTTAAAGGATATGGAATCTGGTATGAAGGGATCTAGCTATAAAGTCATTGTAGAGAGACGAGATGCAATTTATGAAGCTATTCGTCAGGCGAAGAAAGATGAAGTTATCTTAATTGCTGGAAAAGGACACGAAACATACCAGACGATTGGGAAGGAAAATCATTTTTTTGACGACAGGCTCGTTGCTAAAGAAGCTGTAGAGGAGTGTCAGAAGTGA
- the rsmH gene encoding 16S rRNA (cytosine(1402)-N(4))-methyltransferase RsmH, which produces MFEHETVLKEETVKGLNIHEDGVYVDCTLGGGGHSERIASMLGANGKLISFDQDEVALSHAKERLAPFRDKIIFVHSNFQYLKQELTHLGYSSVDGFVFDLGVSSPQFDEPERGFSYRFDAPLDMRMDRGQSLTAYEVVNNWPFEDIMKVISRYGEERFAKHIARKIEKAREVSPIKTTFELVDIIKDAIPAPARRKGGHPAKRTFQAIRIAVNDELNVFEQALYDAIDMTTEKGRIAVITFHSLEDRICKHVFKNKSTPKDLPRGLPVIPESHKPELMLVNKKPILASEEELENNSRAQSAKLRIAEKQ; this is translated from the coding sequence ATGTTTGAGCATGAGACCGTTTTGAAAGAAGAAACAGTAAAAGGATTAAATATCCATGAAGATGGTGTATATGTCGATTGTACTTTAGGAGGGGGAGGGCATAGTGAGAGAATCGCTTCTATGCTTGGCGCTAATGGAAAGCTTATTTCTTTTGACCAAGATGAAGTAGCCTTGTCTCATGCAAAAGAAAGATTAGCCCCTTTTCGGGATAAAATTATCTTTGTACATAGTAACTTTCAATACTTAAAGCAAGAGCTTACTCATTTAGGATATAGCTCTGTAGATGGGTTCGTTTTTGATTTAGGTGTTTCCTCACCACAATTTGATGAACCCGAGCGTGGCTTTAGTTATCGTTTTGATGCCCCACTTGATATGAGAATGGACCGAGGACAGTCATTAACTGCTTATGAAGTAGTTAATAATTGGCCATTTGAAGACATTATGAAAGTGATATCAAGGTATGGGGAGGAAAGGTTTGCTAAGCATATTGCTAGGAAAATTGAAAAGGCAAGGGAAGTTAGCCCTATTAAAACAACATTCGAATTAGTTGACATTATAAAAGATGCCATACCTGCTCCAGCAAGAAGAAAAGGTGGACATCCTGCTAAAAGAACTTTTCAGGCAATTAGAATAGCAGTTAATGATGAATTAAATGTGTTTGAGCAAGCTTTATACGATGCGATAGATATGACTACTGAAAAGGGGAGAATTGCAGTTATTACATTTCATTCCCTCGAAGATCGAATTTGTAAACATGTATTTAAAAATAAAAGTACACCTAAAGATTTACCGAGAGGTTTACCGGTAATACCCGAATCTCACAAACCAGAATTAATGCTCGTCAATAAAAAACCAATACTTGCTAGTGAAGAAGAGTTAGAAAACAATTCGAGAGCGCAATCTGCAAAGCTAAGAATTGCAGAAAAACAGTAA
- the mraZ gene encoding division/cell wall cluster transcriptional repressor MraZ: protein MFMGEFHHSIDEKGRMIVPAKFRESLGSSFVVTRGMDKCLFVYPEDEWKQLEQKLKTLPFTKKDARAFTRFFFSGATECELDKQGRVNIASTLRNYAQLTKECVVIGVSNRVEIWSKAIWEEYFAESEESFAEIAEGIVDFDL from the coding sequence ATGTTCATGGGTGAGTTTCATCATTCTATAGATGAAAAGGGTAGAATGATTGTTCCAGCTAAATTTCGTGAATCATTAGGATCCTCCTTCGTCGTCACCAGAGGAATGGATAAATGTTTATTTGTTTATCCAGAGGATGAATGGAAACAATTAGAACAGAAATTAAAAACACTCCCCTTTACTAAAAAAGATGCACGTGCATTTACACGTTTTTTCTTTTCTGGTGCAACTGAATGTGAATTGGACAAGCAGGGACGGGTGAATATAGCTTCCACACTGAGAAATTATGCTCAATTAACAAAAGAGTGTGTAGTGATTGGTGTATCCAATCGTGTGGAGATTTGGAGTAAAGCAATTTGGGAAGAATATTTTGCAGAGTCCGAAGAATCTTTTGCTGAAATAGCAGAAGGAATTGTTGATTTTGATTTATAA
- a CDS encoding stage V sporulation protein D, with amino-acid sequence MKRVSNVTVRKRLILALSIGLVVFTVMIIRLGYVQLVMGNEISDRAEDLWSRNIPFEANRGEILDRHGIALATNISAPSVLVVPRQVSDPANVATQLSTVLSMDQQKAYELVTQNSSIVRINPEGRKMSNELAQEVRDLKLDGVYIAEDNKRHYPFGKYLSHVLGFAGIDNQGLTGLEAYYDEQLSGEQGHVSFYSDAKGRRMPNLADEYTPPIDGQDLKLTIDSNIQTIIERELDIAEATYNPDGAIAIAMDPNTGEILGMSSRPDYDPERFREVPPEIYNQNKPVWSQYEPGSTFKIITLAAALEEGIVDLDEDEFFDPGYVEVAGQNIRCWKKGGHGSQTYLEVVQNSCNPGFVALGEELGKETLFKYIHSFGFGSETGIDLQGEGTGILFDIDAVGPLELATTSFGQGVSVTPIQQVAAVAAAVNGGKLFQPYLAKEWLDHETGEVISRTTPTVKENIISEETSAEIRRALEHVVAKGSGRGAYVDGYRVGGKTGTAQKAQGGRYLENNHIVSFIGFAPADDPQIVVYVAIDNPKEVMQFGGVVAAPIVGNIMEDGLRALGVEKRDGQIEKELNWNDEPIVEVPDLVGLSMREINEAYYEFQLDISGEGKEVVTQSPLPGERVREGSKIRILMGDKQEEEQ; translated from the coding sequence ATGAAAAGAGTATCTAATGTTACAGTAAGAAAAAGACTTATTTTAGCTTTAAGTATCGGTTTAGTTGTATTTACAGTAATGATTATTCGACTAGGTTATGTTCAACTAGTAATGGGGAATGAAATATCTGATCGTGCAGAAGATTTGTGGAGCAGAAATATTCCGTTTGAAGCTAATCGTGGAGAAATATTAGATCGCCACGGCATTGCGCTCGCCACAAATATAAGCGCACCATCTGTTCTCGTTGTCCCACGTCAAGTATCAGATCCCGCAAATGTAGCTACACAATTATCAACCGTGTTGTCTATGGATCAACAAAAGGCATATGAGTTAGTAACGCAAAACTCATCCATTGTAAGGATAAATCCTGAAGGGAGAAAAATGAGCAACGAATTAGCGCAAGAGGTTAGAGATTTGAAGCTAGATGGTGTATATATTGCAGAAGATAATAAACGCCACTATCCTTTCGGCAAATACTTATCACACGTATTAGGTTTTGCTGGGATTGATAACCAAGGATTAACAGGGCTAGAAGCATATTATGATGAACAACTATCAGGTGAACAAGGACATGTTTCTTTTTATTCAGATGCGAAAGGGAGAAGAATGCCAAATTTAGCGGATGAGTATACACCTCCAATAGATGGCCAAGACTTAAAGTTAACAATAGATTCTAATATTCAAACGATAATCGAAAGAGAGTTAGATATCGCAGAAGCAACATATAATCCAGACGGTGCCATTGCAATTGCAATGGATCCAAATACCGGAGAGATTTTAGGCATGTCATCAAGACCTGACTATGACCCAGAACGCTTTAGAGAAGTACCACCAGAAATATATAACCAAAATAAGCCAGTATGGAGTCAATATGAGCCAGGTTCGACATTTAAGATTATTACGCTAGCTGCAGCTCTAGAAGAAGGAATAGTGGATTTAGATGAGGATGAATTTTTTGACCCGGGCTATGTTGAAGTGGCAGGTCAAAACATTCGTTGTTGGAAAAAAGGTGGTCATGGTTCACAAACATATTTAGAGGTAGTACAAAATTCTTGTAACCCTGGTTTTGTCGCTTTAGGTGAAGAGTTAGGGAAGGAAACGTTGTTTAAATATATCCATAGCTTTGGCTTTGGATCTGAGACTGGTATAGATCTACAAGGGGAAGGTACTGGAATATTGTTTGATATAGATGCTGTCGGTCCGCTTGAATTAGCTACTACTTCTTTTGGTCAAGGTGTCTCCGTTACACCTATTCAACAAGTTGCTGCTGTAGCGGCGGCCGTAAATGGAGGTAAGCTATTTCAGCCGTACTTAGCGAAAGAATGGCTAGACCATGAGACAGGAGAGGTCATTTCTAGGACTACACCAACAGTGAAGGAGAATATTATTTCTGAAGAAACTTCTGCTGAAATTCGTCGTGCTCTAGAGCACGTTGTTGCAAAAGGTTCTGGGCGAGGTGCTTATGTCGATGGGTATCGTGTCGGCGGGAAAACTGGAACAGCACAAAAGGCTCAAGGTGGAAGATATTTAGAGAATAATCATATTGTATCCTTTATTGGCTTTGCACCAGCGGATGATCCACAGATCGTTGTATATGTCGCCATTGATAACCCTAAAGAAGTGATGCAGTTTGGTGGAGTTGTTGCTGCACCAATTGTTGGCAATATTATGGAGGACGGTTTAAGAGCATTAGGTGTTGAAAAGAGAGATGGTCAAATCGAAAAAGAACTAAATTGGAACGATGAACCAATAGTAGAAGTTCCAGATCTCGTAGGACTATCGATGAGGGAAATCAATGAGGCGTATTATGAATTTCAACTCGATATTTCTGGAGAAGGTAAAGAAGTTGTAACACAATCTCCTCTGCCAGGAGAAAGAGTACGAGAAGGATCAAAAATTCGTATACTAATGGGTGACAAACAGGAAGAGGAACAGTAA
- the mraY gene encoding phospho-N-acetylmuramoyl-pentapeptide-transferase — protein MLEQGLLFTLILSFLITVLLSPIFIPFLRRLKFGQSIRDEGPQSHQKKSGTPTMGGLMILLALIASSFIMAGQFHSIDVEIWLLIFVTFGFGLLGFLDDFIKVVKKRNLGLTSKQKFLGQVLISAIVYFVLVQTGLSTDIVLPGTNVAFDIGWLYFPLIIVMLVGTSNAVNLTDGLDGLVAGTTAIAFGAFAIIAYSLSLYTVSLFAVAVVGAVLGFLVFNAHPAKVFMGDTGSLALGGALAMVAILTKMEILLVIIGGVFVIETLSVIIQVAVFKVTRKRVFKMSPLHHHYELSGWSEWRVVVTFWLVGLLLAIIGVYLEVWM, from the coding sequence ATGCTGGAACAAGGCCTATTATTCACTCTGATTTTATCGTTTCTTATCACTGTACTACTTTCCCCAATCTTCATTCCATTTTTAAGAAGGTTGAAATTTGGGCAAAGTATTCGTGATGAAGGACCACAATCACATCAAAAGAAAAGTGGTACACCAACAATGGGTGGGCTAATGATTTTATTAGCACTAATTGCTTCTTCCTTCATTATGGCTGGCCAGTTCCATTCCATTGATGTAGAAATTTGGTTGTTAATTTTTGTAACTTTTGGATTTGGGTTACTTGGCTTTTTAGACGATTTTATAAAGGTTGTTAAAAAAAGAAACTTAGGACTTACTTCAAAGCAAAAGTTTTTAGGTCAGGTTTTGATCTCGGCCATTGTCTATTTTGTATTAGTCCAAACGGGGTTGTCCACAGACATTGTTTTACCTGGCACAAATGTTGCATTTGATATCGGTTGGTTATATTTCCCATTAATTATTGTGATGCTAGTAGGTACATCGAATGCTGTTAACTTAACTGATGGACTTGATGGTTTAGTAGCCGGTACTACTGCAATAGCGTTTGGTGCTTTTGCCATTATCGCTTATTCACTATCTTTGTATACCGTTTCTTTATTCGCAGTGGCTGTCGTAGGGGCAGTATTAGGATTTTTAGTTTTTAACGCTCATCCAGCGAAAGTATTTATGGGAGACACAGGTTCGCTAGCTTTAGGTGGCGCTTTAGCGATGGTGGCTATCCTCACTAAAATGGAAATATTATTAGTTATAATTGGTGGAGTTTTTGTTATTGAGACACTGTCTGTCATTATCCAAGTTGCTGTTTTCAAAGTGACTCGGAAGCGAGTTTTTAAAATGAGTCCACTTCACCACCATTATGAACTCTCAGGCTGGAGCGAATGGCGGGTTGTGGTTACGTTTTGGTTAGTAGGCTTATTACTAGCAATTATAGGTGTTTATTTAGAGGTGTGGATGTAA
- the murD gene encoding UDP-N-acetylmuramoyl-L-alanine--D-glutamate ligase — protein sequence MKMTAKYKNKKVLVLGLAKSGTAAAKLLLELEANVIVNDQKPLEENIAAQSLQDLGAEVVCGSHPLTLISDDLDYVVKNPGIPYTNPLVSAAMEKAIPVLTEVELAYHICEADIIGITGSNGKTTTTTYIYEMLKGSEKDPLLAGNIGEVACEVAQKATEKNVLVTELSSFQLMGIDEFKPKISLLLNLVEAHIDYHGTMDAYVHAKGNIFKNQTSNDYIIYNADDKKVSKLVELGQATLIPFSTKGEMKHGACIENGYLTVFGKRLLPVEEMSLPGEHNVANGLAAAAAAHLAGASEEKIRQVLKSFSGVAHRLQYVDKINGRTFYNNSKATNVPATITALKAFEQPIVLIAGGLDRGLSFDDLIPYFKKKVKCVVSYGETAQKLVETAKKANIELVHCEKTLENAVKKAYVNSEEGDIILLSPACASWDQYRTFEERGEHFVNEVKKFS from the coding sequence ATGAAAATGACAGCGAAATACAAAAACAAAAAGGTATTAGTATTAGGATTGGCTAAAAGTGGAACTGCAGCTGCAAAGCTTTTATTAGAACTTGAGGCTAATGTAATAGTAAATGACCAAAAACCACTGGAAGAAAATATCGCAGCACAAAGCTTACAGGATCTTGGAGCTGAGGTTGTTTGTGGATCACATCCACTAACGCTCATATCTGATGATCTTGATTATGTAGTTAAAAACCCAGGAATTCCATATACAAACCCATTAGTATCAGCTGCAATGGAAAAAGCAATACCAGTATTAACGGAAGTTGAACTTGCATATCATATTTGCGAAGCTGATATTATAGGAATTACTGGTTCTAACGGAAAAACGACGACAACAACTTATATATATGAAATGTTAAAAGGAAGCGAAAAAGATCCTTTACTCGCAGGTAATATCGGAGAAGTAGCCTGTGAGGTTGCTCAAAAAGCTACGGAGAAAAATGTTTTAGTAACAGAACTCTCGAGTTTTCAGTTGATGGGAATCGATGAGTTCAAGCCTAAGATATCATTATTGTTAAATTTAGTAGAAGCACATATAGATTACCACGGTACGATGGATGCATATGTACATGCAAAGGGGAATATTTTTAAGAATCAAACGAGTAATGATTATATTATTTATAACGCTGATGATAAAAAGGTAAGTAAGCTTGTGGAATTAGGACAAGCTACACTTATCCCTTTTTCAACGAAGGGCGAAATGAAACATGGTGCTTGTATTGAGAATGGCTATTTAACCGTATTTGGTAAACGTCTGTTACCGGTGGAGGAGATGTCTCTACCAGGTGAACATAATGTAGCTAATGGTCTCGCTGCAGCTGCAGCTGCGCATTTAGCTGGAGCTAGTGAAGAAAAAATTCGTCAAGTATTAAAATCGTTCTCAGGCGTCGCTCACCGTCTTCAATATGTAGACAAAATAAACGGTCGTACTTTTTATAATAATTCAAAAGCAACCAATGTACCAGCGACAATTACTGCTTTAAAAGCTTTTGAACAGCCTATCGTGTTAATTGCAGGAGGTTTAGATAGGGGCTTAAGCTTTGACGATCTCATTCCCTACTTTAAGAAAAAAGTGAAGTGTGTTGTCTCATATGGAGAAACTGCTCAGAAGCTAGTAGAAACGGCAAAAAAGGCAAATATTGAGCTCGTGCATTGTGAGAAAACGTTAGAAAATGCAGTAAAGAAGGCATATGTAAATTCTGAAGAAGGAGATATCATTTTACTCTCTCCTGCTTGTGCATCATGGGATCAATATCGAACGTTCGAAGAAAGAGGCGAACATTTTGTAAATGAGGTAAAAAAGTTTAGCTAA
- a CDS encoding penicillin-binding protein yields MEQKKNNIVTKRAIFILFLILFGAGVMFSRFVYIQAAKEVQGYDIEELLEQRWSQSRIIEGKRGAILDRNGEVLAEEIPSYTIEAVIHERYENRVTDVENTALQLSNVLDIDATVIEDILNRGIENDRVQVELGPQAKFLSFEKMSEVEALQLPGIHFREEPRRYYPKQTFASHVIGYTERDMSTARMGLESSLQDYLQEEHGRITYQKDGKNRRLVNTNDVIEPPKNGDNVYLTIDTKIQMAIEQTMNQVDEEYKPERMMAIVANAKTGEILGMSNRPSFNPNQYESITNYTNFNIASRFEPGSTMKIFTLAASIEEGVYNGEEYFQSGSYQIGPDRIHDHQRSGWGQITFDEGFQRSSNVAFSILALEKLQPERVYHYLDAFGFYEPTGIDLPGEISSAIARNQRIDAATSAFGQASAVTPIQQVQAATAIANHGEMLQPYIIDKIVSADDGAIIEEFEPEVIGQPISSETAQEVIKHMEAVVTSEVGTGRPYAIEGFRVAGKTGTAQILQDDGAYMDGHGNFIYSFLGMAPAEDPEIIVYVAVERPKIEEYESGSLPVSTIFKSVMNQSLQYMNIAPSEPIGNGDHDNEVILHDVEGMSTSEALSLLEDEGFQVQIIGDGSEVVKQYPTAGQEILSGEKVLLLTDGDSIVMPNMSRWSIRHVYAFLQMAEVEADIEGHGFVEVQSPTPGTALSDVNSITLSLYPPGQYQEEEIEYDEEVEEHLEESVDVEENSSD; encoded by the coding sequence GTGGAGCAAAAAAAGAACAACATTGTTACTAAGCGTGCAATTTTTATCCTGTTCCTCATTTTATTTGGTGCAGGTGTGATGTTTTCGAGGTTTGTATATATACAAGCTGCAAAGGAAGTTCAAGGATATGATATTGAAGAATTATTAGAGCAAAGGTGGAGCCAATCAAGAATAATAGAGGGAAAAAGAGGAGCTATCCTTGATAGAAATGGCGAAGTACTTGCAGAGGAAATACCTTCATATACTATTGAAGCTGTCATTCATGAACGTTATGAAAATAGAGTAACCGATGTTGAAAATACAGCGCTACAATTAAGTAACGTACTTGACATTGATGCGACAGTAATTGAGGATATACTAAATAGAGGGATTGAAAATGATCGTGTACAAGTGGAGCTTGGACCGCAAGCGAAGTTTTTAAGCTTTGAAAAAATGAGTGAAGTTGAAGCGTTACAATTACCTGGTATTCATTTTCGGGAGGAACCACGGCGCTACTATCCAAAGCAGACATTTGCTTCACATGTAATAGGATATACAGAAAGAGATATGTCCACTGCAAGGATGGGGTTAGAAAGTAGTTTACAAGATTACTTACAAGAAGAACATGGGCGAATTACTTACCAAAAAGACGGTAAAAACCGAAGATTAGTGAATACTAATGATGTGATAGAACCTCCAAAGAACGGAGACAACGTTTATCTAACAATAGACACAAAAATACAAATGGCCATTGAGCAGACGATGAACCAAGTAGATGAAGAATATAAACCGGAACGAATGATGGCAATCGTTGCCAATGCAAAAACGGGCGAAATATTAGGGATGTCTAATCGACCAAGCTTTAATCCGAACCAATATGAATCTATTACGAATTATACTAACTTTAATATTGCTTCTCGGTTTGAACCAGGTTCAACGATGAAAATCTTTACACTAGCTGCTTCAATCGAGGAAGGCGTGTATAACGGGGAAGAGTATTTCCAATCTGGTTCCTATCAAATAGGACCAGATAGAATCCATGATCATCAACGAAGTGGTTGGGGACAAATTACATTTGACGAAGGGTTTCAAAGGTCATCCAATGTAGCCTTTTCTATACTAGCGTTAGAAAAGCTTCAACCAGAAAGAGTGTATCATTATTTAGATGCTTTCGGTTTTTATGAGCCAACAGGCATTGATTTACCAGGAGAAATCTCAAGTGCAATTGCAAGAAACCAGCGGATAGATGCTGCTACTTCAGCATTTGGACAGGCAAGTGCGGTAACGCCAATACAGCAAGTACAAGCGGCGACTGCAATTGCAAATCATGGAGAGATGTTACAGCCTTATATTATCGATAAAATCGTATCTGCTGATGATGGTGCCATTATCGAAGAGTTTGAACCTGAAGTAATTGGTCAACCAATTTCAAGTGAAACAGCACAGGAAGTAATCAAGCATATGGAGGCAGTAGTTACTTCTGAAGTTGGTACTGGGAGACCATATGCAATTGAAGGATTTAGAGTTGCAGGAAAAACAGGGACTGCACAAATACTCCAGGATGATGGCGCGTATATGGACGGGCATGGAAATTTTATTTACTCCTTTTTAGGAATGGCACCAGCTGAAGACCCTGAAATCATCGTTTACGTAGCTGTAGAACGTCCAAAGATTGAAGAATATGAATCTGGTAGTTTACCTGTATCAACAATATTTAAGTCTGTTATGAACCAAAGTCTTCAATATATGAACATTGCCCCTTCAGAGCCGATAGGTAATGGGGACCACGATAATGAAGTAATATTGCATGATGTAGAAGGTATGTCTACATCTGAGGCACTATCGTTACTGGAGGATGAAGGATTTCAAGTTCAAATCATTGGAGATGGTAGTGAAGTCGTTAAGCAATACCCGACGGCAGGGCAAGAAATTTTAAGTGGAGAAAAAGTGTTACTATTGACAGATGGTGACTCCATTGTGATGCCAAATATGTCTCGATGGTCTATTAGGCACGTTTATGCGTTTTTACAAATGGCAGAGGTAGAAGCAGATATTGAAGGTCATGGTTTTGTCGAGGTTCAGTCACCGACACCTGGAACGGCGTTGTCAGATGTTAACAGCATTACCTTAAGCTTATATCCACCTGGGCAATATCAAGAAGAGGAAATAGAGTATGATGAAGAGGTAGAGGAACATTTAGAAGAGTCAGTTGATGTGGAAGAGAATTCTTCAGATTAA
- a CDS encoding Mur ligase family protein, protein MTTAQLDFHLLKTISSHIHGEIPLSFVAKGIATNINDVKEGFIYLPLDLENENNGITDHLMKAKEHGAVASFIKKDLITSSLSHNLPLFEVEDYTSTIEQLAKEYVDEIDPTVVAIVGKNSSFTKDLLAHILKTNYAVHKSDHLSKYEDLHVCLSALKMERHANVFISEYDLNSIHHITKLSHLFPPNYGIITEIGKREKLSEEEVRAAYISLESGMRATASLVLDADDEFLVHHHEWKVDVVTSGSTKHCLFQIDTLKENGEELHFSLKGVYMPFEVPITWKPYLKCVIHAIAISVHLGLLAEEIYDSLKSFQFK, encoded by the coding sequence GTGACAACAGCACAATTAGATTTTCACCTACTTAAAACGATAAGTAGTCATATTCATGGGGAGATTCCATTATCATTTGTAGCAAAGGGAATTGCGACAAATATCAATGATGTGAAGGAAGGTTTCATCTACCTTCCATTAGATTTAGAAAACGAAAACAATGGAATTACTGATCATCTTATGAAGGCTAAAGAACACGGGGCAGTAGCTTCTTTTATAAAAAAAGATCTAATAACCTCTAGCTTATCTCATAATCTTCCACTATTTGAAGTGGAAGATTATACATCTACAATAGAACAGCTTGCAAAGGAATATGTAGATGAAATTGACCCGACGGTTGTCGCGATTGTTGGAAAAAACAGTTCTTTTACTAAAGATCTTCTGGCCCATATTTTGAAAACGAACTACGCCGTTCACAAATCAGATCATTTAAGTAAGTATGAGGATCTTCACGTTTGTTTATCTGCATTGAAGATGGAACGCCATGCCAATGTTTTTATCTCTGAATACGATCTAAACAGTATTCATCACATAACTAAGCTTAGTCACCTTTTCCCACCAAACTATGGGATCATTACGGAGATTGGAAAAAGAGAGAAACTATCGGAAGAGGAAGTAAGAGCAGCATATATTTCGTTAGAAAGTGGAATGAGAGCGACTGCTAGTTTAGTGTTAGATGCCGATGATGAATTCCTTGTCCATCATCATGAATGGAAGGTAGATGTCGTTACTAGCGGCAGCACAAAGCACTGTCTTTTTCAAATAGACACATTAAAGGAAAATGGAGAGGAACTACATTTTTCATTAAAAGGAGTGTACATGCCTTTTGAAGTGCCAATCACGTGGAAACCATACTTAAAGTGTGTAATACATGCGATAGCAATTTCTGTACACTTAGGCTTATTAGCCGAGGAGATATATGATTCACTAAAATCTTTTCAATTTAAATAA
- the ftsL gene encoding cell division protein FtsL, translating to MSPLVQRQTEPLTHPSIKQQPSKQKVFKGGITKGEKVIFSAAIIAVVMVLFMVISNYASIYITNHQIQQTERGIQQQVNANEALNLQVMELSDPERILSEAKEMGMVLDPNNVRYTHSNNH from the coding sequence ATGAGTCCACTCGTTCAGAGACAAACAGAGCCATTAACACACCCATCAATAAAACAACAACCAAGTAAACAAAAAGTTTTTAAAGGCGGTATTACAAAAGGGGAAAAGGTAATATTTTCCGCTGCAATTATTGCAGTCGTAATGGTGCTTTTTATGGTAATATCAAATTATGCTTCTATTTACATAACAAACCATCAAATACAGCAAACAGAACGAGGGATTCAACAGCAGGTGAATGCAAATGAAGCGCTAAATTTGCAAGTGATGGAATTGTCTGATCCAGAACGTATCTTATCCGAAGCGAAAGAGATGGGGATGGTTTTAGATCCAAATAATGTTAGGTACACGCATTCAAATAATCACTAA